Proteins encoded together in one Telopea speciosissima isolate NSW1024214 ecotype Mountain lineage chromosome 6, Tspe_v1, whole genome shotgun sequence window:
- the LOC122665432 gene encoding uncharacterized protein LOC122665432, with amino-acid sequence MAQKLIVSTLTSSKVELDSVYDPCPVRVCDYGLKASFVLLDMKDFNVILGMDWLSTHRASLICLERKVLFKPVEDTEAKVRPLEELCVVKDFSDVFLEDLKWLPPDPETEFMIDLILGVAPVSKAPYRMAPTELKEL; translated from the exons ATGGCCCAGAAACTGATAGTCAGTACACTAACGagtagcaaggttgaacttgACTCGGTTTATGATCCTTGCCCTGTACGTGTGTGTGATTATGGGCTAAAAGCAAGTTTTGTACTGCTGGACATGAAAGATTTCAATGTGATCTTgggtatggattggctatcgACTCACAGGGCCAGTCTAATCTGCTTAGAGAGGAAGGTCTTGTTCAAACCAGTGGAAG ACACTGAAGCAAAGGTTAGGCCATTGGAAGAGCTGTGTGTAGTGAAAGATTTTTCGGATGTCTTTCTGGAAGATCTAAAGTGGTTGCCACCAGATCCCGAgacagagttcatgatagatctgatTCTTGGTGTAGCCCCAGTATCCAAGGCTccttacaggatggccccaactgagttgaaggagttataa